Proteins from a genomic interval of Tiliqua scincoides isolate rTilSci1 chromosome 11, rTilSci1.hap2, whole genome shotgun sequence:
- the TIA1 gene encoding cytotoxic granule associated RNA binding protein TIA1 isoform X6, translating to MEDEMPKTLYVGNLSRDVTEALILQLFSQIGPCKNCKMIMDTAGNDPYCFVEFYEHRHAAAALAAMNGRKIMGKEVKVNWATTPSSQKKDTSSSTVVNTLRSQDHFHVFVGDLSPEITTEDIKAAFAPFGRISMSLKNGQHCHG from the exons ATGGAGGACGAAATGCCCAAGACGCT GTATGTGGGAAATCTGTCCAGAGATGTTACTGAAGCCCTAATTCTCCAGCTGTTTAGCCAAATTGGACCATGCAAAAACTGCAAAATGATAATGGAT ACTGCTGGAAATGATCCATACTGTTTTGTGGAGTTCTATGAGCATCGTCATGCAGCTGCAGCTTTAGCTGCTATGAATGGTCGGAAGATAATGGGTAAG GAGGTCAAAGTGAACTGGGCAACAACCCCCAGCAGCCAGAAGAAAGATACCAGCA GTAGTACCGTTGTCAACACACTGCGTTCACAAG ACCATTTCCATGTCTTTGTCGGAGACCTcagtccagaaattacaactgaAGACATAAAAGCAGCTTTTGCACCATTTGGAAGAATATC